From Microbacterium invictum, the proteins below share one genomic window:
- a CDS encoding CbiQ family ECF transporter T component: MTSVLDPYATAPAPGRFLTGLNPLAKLAAPLPVIVLLVFVRDLATPLAFIALSYLLLLVGAPLGRMVWLLLGVALPAAALVIGLGMSLWADPAGVEHTVPLLSIGSWTLYSGAIQIGLATGLRLAAIFALALIAGLTTTGPDLVRSTVQQLRVPYRIGYTALAAFRFVPRFGFELEVIRQAHRVRGSHGGRGPFAAIARWWGYIVPLLAGAIRHAERVALAMDARAFGAYADRTERYIVPWRIRDTVFVFAFWVASAGILIAFFPWVLP, from the coding sequence GTGACCTCCGTCCTCGATCCGTACGCCACCGCGCCGGCACCCGGGCGCTTCCTGACCGGGCTGAACCCGCTCGCCAAGTTGGCCGCGCCGCTGCCCGTGATCGTGCTGCTGGTCTTCGTGCGCGACCTGGCGACCCCGCTCGCATTCATCGCGCTCAGCTACCTGCTCCTGCTGGTCGGTGCCCCGCTGGGCCGGATGGTCTGGCTTCTGCTCGGCGTCGCCCTGCCGGCTGCCGCACTCGTCATCGGACTCGGGATGTCGCTGTGGGCCGATCCGGCGGGCGTCGAACACACCGTCCCGCTCCTGTCGATCGGCTCATGGACCCTCTACAGCGGCGCCATCCAGATCGGCCTCGCGACCGGTCTGCGCCTGGCGGCGATCTTCGCGCTCGCCCTCATCGCGGGACTGACCACGACCGGGCCCGACCTGGTCCGCTCGACCGTTCAGCAGCTGCGCGTGCCGTACCGGATCGGGTACACCGCCCTGGCCGCCTTCCGCTTCGTGCCGCGGTTCGGCTTCGAGCTCGAGGTGATCCGTCAAGCGCACCGGGTCCGCGGATCGCACGGCGGGCGCGGCCCCTTCGCCGCGATCGCCCGCTGGTGGGGCTACATCGTCCCGCTGCTGGCCGGGGCCATCCGCCACGCCGAACGCGTCGCGCTGGCCATGGACGCGCGGGCGTTCGGTGCGTACGCCGACCGCACCGAGCGCTACATCGTGCCGTGGCGCATCCGTGACACCGTCTTCGTCTTCGCCTTCTGGGTTGCCTCGGCCGGCATCCTGATCGCCTTCTTCCCGTGGGTGCTCCCGTGA
- a CDS encoding N-acetyltransferase yields the protein MTDAPEITVSRNDERGRYEIHLDDTVAGFTEFIVDREGRLVFPHTQVDPAFSGRGLAKILVSRALTDVAARAETVVPVCPYIVKFLHSNTIEGLDVHWRPTADEAGSAAIDAAER from the coding sequence GTGACCGATGCCCCCGAGATCACCGTCAGCCGCAATGACGAGCGTGGCCGGTACGAGATCCACCTCGATGACACCGTCGCCGGGTTCACCGAGTTCATCGTCGATCGCGAGGGCCGCCTGGTCTTCCCGCACACGCAGGTCGACCCCGCGTTCTCGGGACGGGGCTTGGCCAAGATCCTCGTCTCGCGCGCACTGACCGATGTCGCAGCCCGCGCAGAGACGGTCGTGCCGGTGTGCCCCTACATCGTGAAGTTCCTCCACTCGAACACCATCGAGGGGCTCGACGTGCACTGGCGCCCGACGGCTGACGAAGCCGGCAGCGCAGCCATCGACGCCGCAGAGCGATGA
- a CDS encoding ATP-binding cassette domain-containing protein yields the protein MTAAASGATAADAPDHALAGTAVLRAVDVAVRHEGTDAATPASATLEVLPGELVLLLGPSGSGKSTLALTTNGLIPQAVPATMTGTVHVGGLDAATTPVPQLSAHVGMVFQDPDAQLVTGTLFDEVAFGPENLKLPVDEVLSRTERALRQMGLWGRRSENPDRLSGGGKQRLAIACALALGSELLVLDEPTANLDPAGIEDVYSALADVVAAGRAVLLVEHNLDAVIAITDKVVVLDAEGRTYAAGSVDEVLRARAGELHEMGVWLPVSTIAALRLRDAGWVFDRLPLTPVELRDALDAAPAASHPVELRTIARSSHDSAEFLRTSRDSAQMGTPQAGPAALPAIEVHNLTLKRGRTEVLHDVSLRVDAGEFVAVVGANGAGKTSLIQAIAGVVDPPRGAIRVQGVDPARTDLRRLSRRIGFVFQNPEHQFIAHTVFDELAHGLRLQKLPEDEVRERALEVLRRFGLEGKAGVHPFLLSGGQKRRLSVGTALVAGAPILALDEPTFGQDRARADELLRLLQDLNAEGTTILVVTHDMQLVAEYASRTVVVSGGRITADAPTADIFADEALLRGAGLRLPPLVTALHGVTRHPSLATATRLADLPGGPPTTPPHHAPTAAPPHQAPTTAAPHQATPTPPLSRPAGPEATP from the coding sequence GTGACCGCTGCCGCGTCCGGCGCCACCGCGGCCGACGCCCCGGATCACGCCCTCGCCGGCACCGCCGTGCTGCGCGCCGTCGACGTCGCGGTGCGACATGAGGGGACGGATGCCGCGACACCGGCATCCGCGACTCTCGAAGTTCTTCCGGGTGAACTCGTGCTGCTGCTCGGGCCGAGCGGATCGGGCAAGTCGACCCTTGCGCTCACGACCAACGGGCTGATCCCGCAGGCGGTGCCGGCCACGATGACCGGCACCGTGCACGTCGGCGGGCTCGATGCCGCGACGACGCCGGTGCCGCAGCTGAGTGCGCACGTGGGCATGGTGTTCCAGGACCCCGACGCCCAGCTGGTCACCGGCACCCTGTTCGACGAGGTCGCGTTCGGGCCCGAGAACCTCAAGCTGCCCGTCGACGAGGTGCTGTCGCGCACCGAGCGGGCGCTGCGGCAGATGGGGCTGTGGGGGCGCCGGAGCGAGAACCCCGACCGCCTCTCGGGCGGCGGCAAGCAGCGACTGGCGATCGCCTGCGCGCTGGCCCTCGGGTCCGAGCTGCTGGTGCTCGACGAGCCCACCGCGAACCTCGACCCGGCCGGTATCGAGGACGTGTACTCGGCCCTGGCCGACGTCGTCGCCGCCGGTCGCGCGGTGCTGCTCGTCGAGCACAATCTCGACGCCGTCATCGCGATCACCGACAAGGTCGTGGTCCTCGACGCCGAAGGCCGTACGTACGCGGCCGGGTCGGTCGACGAGGTGCTGCGCGCCCGGGCCGGCGAACTGCACGAGATGGGCGTCTGGCTGCCGGTATCGACCATCGCTGCGCTGCGGCTGAGAGATGCCGGCTGGGTTTTCGACCGGCTGCCACTGACCCCCGTCGAACTGCGCGATGCGCTCGACGCCGCACCCGCGGCATCCCACCCCGTCGAACTGCGCACTATCGCGCGAAGTTCGCACGATTCGGCCGAATTCCTGCGAACTTCGCGCGATTCTGCGCAGATGGGCACGCCCCAAGCCGGCCCGGCAGCGCTGCCGGCCATCGAAGTGCACAACCTGACCCTCAAGCGGGGGCGCACCGAGGTGCTCCATGACGTGAGCCTGAGAGTGGATGCCGGGGAGTTCGTCGCCGTCGTCGGGGCGAACGGCGCGGGCAAGACGAGTCTGATCCAGGCGATCGCGGGGGTGGTCGATCCGCCTCGCGGCGCGATCCGGGTGCAGGGCGTCGACCCGGCGCGCACCGACCTGCGACGGCTGTCGCGGCGCATCGGGTTCGTGTTCCAGAACCCCGAGCACCAGTTCATCGCGCACACCGTGTTCGACGAGCTCGCCCACGGGCTGCGCCTGCAGAAGCTGCCCGAAGACGAGGTGCGCGAGCGCGCTCTCGAGGTGCTGCGCCGGTTCGGGCTCGAGGGCAAGGCCGGTGTGCACCCGTTCCTGCTGTCGGGCGGGCAGAAGCGCCGGCTGTCGGTGGGCACGGCGCTGGTCGCCGGCGCCCCGATCCTGGCCCTCGACGAACCCACGTTCGGGCAGGACCGCGCCCGCGCCGACGAACTGCTGCGCCTGTTGCAGGATCTCAATGCCGAGGGCACGACCATTCTCGTCGTGACCCACGACATGCAGCTCGTAGCCGAGTACGCCTCGCGCACGGTCGTCGTCTCTGGCGGCCGCATCACGGCCGACGCCCCCACCGCCGACATCTTCGCCGACGAGGCACTGCTGCGAGGAGCCGGCCTCCGCCTGCCGCCGCTGGTCACCGCCTTGCACGGCGTCACGCGGCATCCGTCCCTCGCCACGGCGACGCGTCTGGCGGACTTGCCGGGCGGCCCGCCGACCACGCCTCCGCACCACGCGCCCACCGCCGCGCCCCCACACCAGGCGCCCACCACCGCCGCGCCGCACCAGGCGACGCCCACCCCACCGCTCAGCCGGCCCGCAGGTCCGGAGGCGACCCCGTGA
- a CDS encoding response regulator, translating into MIDVLVADDERPALDELAHVLRADDRIGEILTASTGADVLRLLSERTVVIAFLDIHMPGLNGLELARALRSLAEPPAVVFVTADEARAVDAFDLRAADYLLKPVRAERLRRAVDRALELGGAGDSEDDEVLPVTVGAVVRFVHRRDVRWVHAQGDYSRLHLDDGSGHLVRIPISELEQRWSDAGFVRVHRSYLVHAASITEVRLTGPEPSVSVGDVVVPVSRRLVPAVREALLPGGAR; encoded by the coding sequence GTGATCGATGTTCTCGTCGCCGACGACGAGCGGCCCGCGCTCGACGAGCTCGCCCATGTGCTGCGGGCCGATGATCGCATCGGCGAGATCCTCACCGCATCCACCGGCGCCGATGTCCTGCGTCTGCTGTCGGAGCGTACGGTCGTGATCGCGTTCCTCGACATCCACATGCCGGGTCTGAACGGCCTCGAACTCGCCCGCGCGCTGCGCAGCCTGGCCGAGCCGCCGGCCGTCGTCTTCGTCACCGCCGACGAGGCCCGCGCGGTCGACGCGTTCGATCTGCGCGCGGCGGACTACCTGCTCAAGCCCGTCCGCGCCGAACGGCTTCGCCGTGCCGTCGATCGGGCGCTCGAACTCGGCGGTGCCGGCGACTCAGAGGACGACGAGGTTCTCCCGGTGACCGTCGGCGCGGTCGTCCGCTTCGTTCATCGGCGCGATGTGCGGTGGGTGCATGCGCAGGGTGACTACTCTCGGCTGCACCTCGACGACGGGTCGGGTCATCTCGTGCGCATTCCGATCTCGGAGCTCGAGCAGAGGTGGTCGGATGCCGGTTTCGTCCGCGTCCACCGGTCCTATCTCGTGCACGCGGCATCCATCACCGAAGTGCGCCTCACCGGACCGGAGCCGTCCGTCTCGGTGGGGGATGTGGTGGTGCCGGTCAGCCGGCGTCTGGTTCCCGCCGTGCGCGAGGCGCTGCTGCCCGGAGGCGCACGATGA
- a CDS encoding YbdD/YjiX family protein: MTYRMDAAVSRPLRALVAAAGRAGRGIRWYMTNLMGDSAYATYVAHQRRTHPGVEVLTERQFWRQRMDDQDRNPGARCC; encoded by the coding sequence ATGACATACCGAATGGATGCCGCGGTCTCCCGCCCGCTGCGTGCCCTCGTGGCCGCCGCGGGCCGGGCGGGCCGCGGCATCCGCTGGTACATGACCAACCTGATGGGCGACAGCGCCTACGCGACCTACGTCGCCCATCAGCGGCGCACGCACCCCGGCGTCGAGGTGCTCACCGAGCGGCAGTTCTGGCGACAGCGGATGGACGACCAGGACCGCAACCCCGGCGCCCGCTGCTGCTGA
- a CDS encoding sensor histidine kinase: protein MTDAVVLAAVLGVAGGIVLTLLLVFAWRLARGSTDLGSDAEQGAYAALHQASLAAPHLRGGLVAPDVAPAARHLRVLLGSAAVALVSEGRVVALDGHPTGLEAAALRIAERVRETGRRQVFPRSEGNDSLEAVGAPITVDGIVIGAVVAFAVPVRAALVRAAGEVADWCAAQVELGDLDASRAALAEAELRSLRAQISPHFIYNALTAIASFIHTDPTRARELVLEFADFTRYSFRRQGEFTTVAEELRSIHSYLELERARFGDRLQVTLRMAPETLATVIPFLSVQPLVENAVRHGLEPGEAGGTIRIASRDEATHTEITVEDDGVGMDPGALRTLLTAADDGAHIGLRNVDTRLRQLYGADGGLVVETNTGAGTLVKMRIPKSQPLHQPDPV from the coding sequence ATGACCGACGCCGTCGTCCTCGCCGCGGTGCTCGGCGTCGCGGGCGGAATCGTGCTGACACTGCTGCTCGTGTTCGCGTGGCGCCTCGCCCGCGGCTCGACCGATCTCGGCAGCGATGCGGAGCAGGGTGCGTACGCCGCGCTCCACCAGGCGAGTCTGGCCGCTCCGCACCTGCGCGGTGGTCTCGTCGCACCCGATGTCGCGCCCGCCGCACGGCACCTGCGCGTCCTGCTCGGCAGCGCCGCCGTGGCGCTCGTCAGTGAAGGCCGCGTGGTCGCACTCGACGGGCACCCCACCGGGCTCGAGGCGGCGGCGCTGCGTATCGCCGAACGCGTCCGCGAGACCGGCCGCCGCCAGGTGTTCCCGCGCAGTGAGGGTAACGACTCGCTCGAGGCGGTCGGCGCGCCCATCACCGTCGACGGGATCGTCATCGGCGCCGTCGTCGCGTTCGCCGTGCCGGTGCGAGCCGCGCTCGTGCGCGCGGCCGGCGAGGTCGCCGACTGGTGCGCCGCACAGGTCGAGCTCGGCGACCTCGACGCGTCGCGCGCCGCGCTCGCCGAGGCCGAGCTGCGGTCGCTGCGGGCGCAGATATCCCCTCATTTCATCTACAACGCCCTCACCGCGATCGCCTCATTCATCCACACCGATCCGACTCGAGCGCGCGAACTGGTGCTCGAGTTCGCCGATTTCACCCGTTATTCGTTCCGGCGTCAGGGCGAGTTCACGACCGTGGCGGAAGAACTGCGCAGCATCCATTCCTATCTCGAGCTCGAGCGCGCCCGCTTCGGCGACCGCCTGCAGGTCACGCTGCGCATGGCGCCCGAGACGCTGGCCACGGTCATCCCCTTCCTGTCGGTGCAGCCACTGGTCGAGAACGCGGTCCGGCACGGCCTCGAGCCCGGCGAGGCGGGCGGCACCATCCGCATCGCCTCGCGCGACGAGGCGACACACACCGAGATCACCGTCGAGGACGACGGCGTGGGCATGGATCCGGGCGCGCTGCGCACGCTGCTGACAGCGGCCGACGACGGTGCGCACATCGGACTGCGAAATGTCGACACGCGACTGCGTCAGCTGTACGGCGCCGACGGCGGGCTGGTCGTGGAGACGAACACCGGCGCCGGTACCCTGGTCAAGATGCGGATCCCGAAGTCGCAGCCGCTGCACCAGCCCGATCCGGTCTGA
- a CDS encoding pirin family protein: MTRLGEGALAQGTDPQIESPSPCDGPRALMLHAREVPLGGVRNMQVHRSLPQRALPMVGAWCFLDRFGPQTAKMRVEPHPHIGLQTVTWPFVGDTRHRDVLGNDVVIHRGELNIMTSGAGIAHSEYSVGDGEAEIDALQFWVALPESRRHGPPAFAQYRELPVVDLGDGATAAVVVGSFAGVDSPAEMYTPIVGAEVFIPAGVRVTLPLNPAWEHALVGIDGTPSVVTDAADAVELAPQALLYLGIARSGIEVAAAGDTTVFLIGGEPFEADIVMWWNFVGRTHEEIVEAREAWEADTDRFGHVVDHGDERIPAPPMPGVRLTQRRRRP; the protein is encoded by the coding sequence ATGACCCGCCTGGGCGAGGGGGCGCTCGCGCAGGGCACGGATCCGCAGATCGAATCGCCCTCGCCGTGCGACGGTCCGCGCGCACTGATGCTGCACGCACGCGAAGTGCCGCTGGGCGGGGTGCGCAACATGCAGGTGCACCGCAGCCTGCCGCAGCGCGCGCTGCCGATGGTCGGCGCTTGGTGCTTTCTCGACCGGTTCGGCCCGCAGACCGCGAAGATGCGCGTGGAGCCGCATCCGCACATCGGCTTGCAGACGGTCACCTGGCCGTTCGTCGGCGACACCCGGCACCGCGATGTGCTCGGCAACGACGTCGTCATCCACCGCGGCGAACTGAACATCATGACCAGCGGCGCGGGGATTGCGCACTCCGAGTACTCGGTCGGCGACGGCGAGGCCGAGATCGATGCGCTGCAGTTCTGGGTGGCGCTGCCCGAGTCGCGCCGCCACGGTCCGCCCGCCTTCGCGCAGTACCGCGAGCTGCCGGTCGTCGACCTCGGCGACGGCGCGACGGCGGCCGTCGTCGTCGGCTCGTTCGCCGGCGTCGACTCGCCCGCGGAGATGTACACGCCGATCGTCGGCGCCGAGGTGTTCATCCCGGCCGGCGTGCGGGTCACGCTGCCCCTGAACCCGGCGTGGGAGCACGCGCTGGTCGGTATCGACGGCACACCTTCGGTGGTGACGGATGCCGCCGACGCGGTCGAGCTGGCTCCGCAAGCGCTCCTGTATCTGGGCATCGCCCGCTCGGGCATCGAGGTGGCGGCCGCCGGCGACACGACCGTGTTCCTCATCGGCGGTGAGCCGTTCGAGGCCGACATCGTCATGTGGTGGAACTTCGTCGGCCGCACCCACGAGGAGATCGTCGAGGCGCGCGAGGCGTGGGAGGCGGACACCGACCGCTTCGGCCACGTCGTCGATCACGGCGACGAGCGCATCCCCGCCCCGCCGATGCCGGGCGTGCGCCTCACGCAGCGGCGCCGGCGCCCCTGA
- a CDS encoding ECF transporter S component, translating into MARTSALSTRVLLVCAAIGVATGIATALWTPLHGASAGVAIPLYGLVLGFHALPGVIAQQVLRLPWVALLTHALAALIACAFVPVMTGRYLLAALVFGGVQEGVSALTRYRHWEAWRFLLSGVITGAVLALPLWFAFDVSALAPWAGVLFVVFFLVGPVAWTAVGLAIGSALRRAGVARRTA; encoded by the coding sequence GTGGCCCGAACCTCCGCCCTCTCGACGCGCGTCCTGCTCGTATGCGCGGCGATCGGCGTCGCCACCGGGATCGCGACCGCGCTGTGGACTCCCCTCCACGGCGCCTCCGCGGGAGTGGCCATCCCCCTCTACGGACTCGTGCTCGGATTCCACGCGTTGCCGGGCGTGATCGCGCAGCAGGTGCTGCGGCTGCCCTGGGTCGCCCTGCTCACCCACGCCCTCGCCGCGCTGATCGCGTGCGCCTTCGTGCCGGTCATGACCGGGCGCTACCTTCTGGCGGCGCTGGTCTTCGGCGGCGTGCAGGAAGGTGTGTCCGCGCTCACCCGCTACCGGCACTGGGAGGCCTGGCGGTTCCTGCTGTCGGGCGTTATCACCGGCGCGGTGCTCGCCCTCCCGCTGTGGTTCGCCTTCGACGTGAGCGCGCTGGCGCCGTGGGCCGGAGTCCTGTTCGTCGTGTTCTTCCTCGTGGGACCGGTCGCATGGACCGCGGTCGGATTGGCCATCGGATCTGCCCTCCGTCGCGCCGGAGTGGCCCGTCGAACTGCTTGA
- a CDS encoding carbon starvation CstA family protein, with amino-acid sequence MTESSSRRGRGAAPDIDEPDIVTDPALPPVALSEAEHTKDGRWTPLKIAVWVIIALLGGVAWVMLAIVRGETVNAIWFVFAAVCTYLIGYRFYSKVIERFIARPDDRRATPAEVKQDGKDYVPTDRRVLYGHHFAAIAGAGPLVGPVLAAQMGFLPGTIWIIVGVVLAGAVQDYLVLFFSMRRGGRTIGQMARQELGRIGGTAAIIASLLIMLIIVAILALVVVNALGESPWGVFSVAMTIPIALFMGVYLRYLRPGKVTEVSLIGFVLLMFAIIGGGWVAGTEWGQAIFHLDKTTIAWGIIIYGFIAAILPVWLLLAPRDYLSTFMKIGVIVMLAGAIVLVRPEITVPAVTEFAETGLGPVFSGPLFPFLFVTIACGALSGFHALIASGTTPKLIEKERQTRFIGYGGMLMESFVAIMALVAAISIDQGIYFAMNSPAALTGGTVEGAVAFVNTLGLTGPPLTPEMLTSTAAAVGEESIVSRTGGAPTLALGLAHIMQQVLGGNALMAFWYHFAIMFEALFILTAVDAGTRVARFMLQDSLGAFFPKFRDVSWRPGVWICTAIMVAGWGYILILGVTDPLGGINTFFPLFGIANQLLAAIALAVVMAVVAKRGRSYVKWLWIVAAPLAFTAVITITASLYKIFSPVPAIGYWANHFKYRAALESGDDSLGTPEVVEAVMRNTAVQGTLSIVFVTLAIVVIIAAVVVTIRAILAGGGENTEEAPVASRRYAPAGFIPTPSERELEKQWEPILEQERREIARRGH; translated from the coding sequence ATGACCGAATCCTCGTCGCGCCGTGGCCGCGGCGCCGCGCCCGATATCGACGAGCCGGACATCGTCACCGACCCGGCACTTCCCCCTGTCGCTCTCAGCGAAGCCGAACACACCAAAGACGGCCGCTGGACTCCGCTGAAGATCGCGGTGTGGGTGATCATCGCGCTGCTGGGCGGGGTGGCCTGGGTCATGCTGGCGATCGTGCGGGGCGAGACCGTCAACGCGATCTGGTTCGTGTTCGCCGCGGTGTGCACCTACCTGATCGGCTACCGCTTCTACTCCAAGGTCATCGAGCGTTTCATCGCGCGCCCCGACGACAGGCGCGCCACGCCCGCCGAGGTCAAGCAGGACGGCAAGGACTACGTGCCGACGGACCGCCGCGTGCTCTACGGGCACCACTTCGCCGCGATCGCCGGCGCGGGGCCGCTGGTCGGTCCGGTCCTGGCCGCGCAGATGGGCTTCCTGCCCGGCACGATCTGGATCATCGTCGGCGTCGTGCTCGCCGGTGCCGTGCAGGACTACCTGGTGCTGTTCTTCTCGATGCGCCGCGGCGGCCGCACGATCGGCCAGATGGCCCGTCAGGAGCTCGGCCGCATCGGCGGCACCGCCGCGATCATCGCCTCGCTGCTGATCATGCTGATCATCGTGGCGATCCTGGCACTCGTCGTCGTCAATGCTCTCGGCGAGAGCCCGTGGGGCGTCTTCTCGGTGGCCATGACGATCCCGATCGCCCTGTTCATGGGTGTCTATCTGCGCTATCTGCGCCCCGGCAAGGTGACCGAGGTCTCGCTCATCGGGTTCGTGCTGCTGATGTTCGCGATCATCGGCGGCGGCTGGGTCGCCGGCACCGAGTGGGGCCAGGCGATCTTCCACCTCGACAAGACCACGATCGCGTGGGGCATCATCATCTACGGCTTCATCGCGGCGATCCTGCCGGTGTGGCTGCTGCTCGCCCCCCGTGACTACCTCTCGACGTTCATGAAGATCGGTGTCATCGTCATGCTCGCCGGCGCCATCGTGCTGGTGCGCCCGGAGATCACGGTTCCCGCGGTCACCGAGTTCGCCGAAACGGGACTCGGGCCGGTGTTCTCCGGACCGCTGTTCCCGTTCTTGTTCGTCACGATCGCCTGTGGCGCGCTGTCGGGCTTCCACGCGCTCATCGCGTCGGGCACGACGCCGAAGCTCATCGAGAAGGAGCGTCAGACCCGCTTCATCGGCTACGGCGGCATGCTCATGGAGTCGTTCGTGGCGATCATGGCGCTCGTCGCCGCGATCTCGATCGACCAGGGCATCTACTTCGCGATGAACTCTCCGGCCGCGCTGACCGGCGGCACGGTGGAGGGCGCGGTGGCCTTCGTCAACACGCTGGGTCTGACCGGCCCGCCGTTGACGCCCGAGATGCTCACCTCGACGGCCGCCGCGGTCGGCGAGGAGTCGATCGTCTCGCGCACCGGCGGTGCGCCCACTCTGGCCCTCGGCCTGGCGCACATCATGCAGCAGGTCCTCGGCGGAAACGCTCTGATGGCGTTCTGGTACCACTTCGCCATCATGTTCGAGGCGCTGTTCATCCTCACCGCCGTCGATGCCGGCACACGGGTGGCGCGCTTCATGCTGCAGGACTCTCTCGGCGCCTTCTTCCCGAAGTTCCGGGACGTGTCGTGGCGGCCGGGTGTGTGGATCTGCACGGCGATCATGGTCGCCGGCTGGGGATACATCCTGATCCTCGGTGTGACCGACCCGCTCGGCGGCATCAACACCTTCTTCCCGCTGTTCGGCATCGCCAATCAGCTCCTCGCCGCGATCGCGCTCGCCGTGGTCATGGCGGTCGTCGCCAAACGGGGGCGCAGTTACGTGAAGTGGCTGTGGATCGTGGCAGCGCCGCTCGCCTTCACCGCGGTGATCACCATCACGGCCTCGCTGTACAAGATCTTCTCGCCGGTCCCGGCGATCGGGTACTGGGCGAACCACTTCAAGTACCGTGCGGCGCTCGAGTCCGGCGACGACAGCCTCGGCACGCCCGAGGTCGTCGAGGCCGTCATGCGCAACACCGCGGTCCAGGGAACGCTGTCGATCGTGTTCGTCACGCTCGCGATCGTCGTGATCATCGCGGCGGTGGTCGTCACGATCAGGGCGATCCTCGCCGGGGGCGGTGAGAACACCGAAGAGGCGCCTGTCGCGTCGCGCCGATACGCGCCGGCGGGATTCATTCCGACGCCGTCCGAGCGCGAGCTCGAGAAGCAGTGGGAGCCGATCCTCGAACAGGAACGTCGCGAGATCGCGCGCCGCGGGCACTGA
- a CDS encoding siderophore-interacting protein, whose translation MARTNGIVKPASQDLVHVTVLRTERLSPHWMRITLGGGEIDRFTPMGYDQWFRIFLPLGGDEGLERLPAKAHKIFGYLKYLRIPDGVRPVMRNYTVREFRPGTGDAGAELDVDFVLHGSGPTAGPASRWAQAAEPGESVVLIDEGLRFNPERGVDRVLLVGDETAVPAIAGICASLPVDATGVAILEVPTADDVLEFPAPAGIDVRWIARDADAKPGTAALEALQALPSPASGTHAYIAGEQELPTSARRHLVAQGMDKNAVSFLGYWRVGAASPAPKSQQAVAAEH comes from the coding sequence ATGGCCCGGACCAACGGCATTGTGAAGCCCGCCTCGCAGGACCTCGTGCATGTGACGGTGCTGCGGACCGAACGGCTCAGCCCGCACTGGATGCGGATCACCCTCGGCGGCGGCGAGATCGATCGGTTCACGCCGATGGGTTATGACCAATGGTTCCGCATCTTCTTGCCGCTCGGCGGCGACGAGGGGCTCGAACGCCTTCCCGCGAAGGCGCACAAGATCTTCGGGTATCTCAAGTACCTGCGCATCCCCGACGGCGTGCGGCCCGTCATGCGCAATTACACCGTGCGCGAGTTCCGCCCAGGTACGGGGGATGCCGGGGCCGAACTCGACGTCGACTTCGTGCTGCACGGGTCGGGGCCGACCGCCGGCCCGGCCTCACGCTGGGCGCAGGCAGCCGAGCCGGGCGAGAGCGTCGTGCTCATCGACGAGGGCCTGCGGTTCAACCCCGAGCGCGGCGTCGACCGGGTGCTGCTGGTCGGGGACGAGACCGCCGTGCCCGCGATCGCCGGGATCTGCGCGTCGCTGCCGGTCGATGCCACCGGGGTCGCGATCCTCGAGGTGCCCACCGCGGACGATGTGCTGGAGTTCCCGGCTCCGGCCGGCATCGACGTCCGCTGGATCGCGCGCGACGCCGACGCGAAGCCCGGAACCGCGGCGCTCGAAGCTCTGCAGGCGCTGCCCTCCCCGGCATCCGGAACGCATGCGTACATCGCCGGCGAGCAGGAGCTGCCGACCTCGGCGCGCCGGCACCTCGTCGCGCAGGGCATGGACAAGAACGCCGTCAGCTTCCTCGGCTACTGGCGGGTGGGCGCAGCATCGCCTGCGCCCAAGTCGCAGCAGGCCGTCGCTGCGGAGCACTGA
- a CDS encoding ECF transporter S component yields the protein MGTVTTAYLLTCAAIGVASAAVLAIGWWVSLVLFAAVPFVSVGIAGLWVLPAVIALRLIQRPFAGVLVGLISGLVLAPFYTVTAIATTLFWSAFPELPFLVTLYRRWSTWLHYAGGAAVGIAYPFLAAQSFDLWAMSAPLLVAFVALCFVSCLAGTWLGIFIADRLRDAGVARLARRRVAAGPA from the coding sequence GTGGGCACGGTCACCACCGCCTACCTGCTGACCTGCGCCGCGATCGGCGTCGCGTCGGCCGCGGTGCTCGCGATCGGCTGGTGGGTCTCGCTCGTGCTGTTCGCGGCCGTGCCGTTCGTGTCGGTCGGCATCGCCGGCCTGTGGGTGCTACCCGCGGTGATCGCGCTGCGGCTGATCCAGCGACCGTTCGCCGGCGTGCTCGTCGGCCTCATCTCGGGACTCGTGCTCGCGCCGTTCTACACGGTCACCGCCATCGCGACGACGCTGTTCTGGTCGGCGTTTCCCGAGCTGCCGTTCCTGGTGACCCTCTATCGGCGGTGGTCGACCTGGCTGCACTACGCCGGCGGGGCGGCAGTGGGCATCGCCTATCCGTTCCTCGCGGCGCAGTCGTTCGACCTGTGGGCCATGAGCGCGCCGCTTCTGGTCGCGTTCGTGGCGCTGTGCTTCGTGTCGTGCCTGGCCGGCACGTGGCTCGGCATCTTCATCGCCGATCGGCTGAGGGATGCCGGAGTCGCGCGCCTCGCCCGGCGCCGCGTCGCGGCGGGTCCCGCCTGA